In Paenibacillus algicola, a genomic segment contains:
- a CDS encoding DUF3427 domain-containing protein, which translates to MDTSTQQLNHSLSWAFINHQQESLDKYKPKLLVNNKGSKDYVLTPLLEELDHCQSFVFSVAFITESGLATLKSHLLDLNMRGVTGKILTSNYLNFNQPKIYKELLKITNVEVRLSDLSGFHAKGYLFHHEGYSTIITGSSNLTASALKANYEWNVKLTSFKHGGLLGQFQSEFNKVWDESVPLSSQWIDAYQILYEEVTKATRDVSQVLPLAPEGIPQTVFSSIVPNTMQMNALKNLQDLRATGAQKGLVISATGTGKTYLSAFDVRNFAPKRMLFVVHREQILQKAMLNYQRILGGEDRDYGILSGSSRETDAKYLFATVQTISKASTLNSFDPEAFDYILIDEVHKAGASSYLNIINYFQPAFLLGMTATPERTDDFNIYELFDYNVAYEIRLQEALEEDMLCPFHYFGVTDFEYNGQVIDDTVMLSQLVSDERVAYLIEKMEYYGYSGETVKGLIFCSRKEEALELSKLLNMRGYRTVALTGDDRQEERARCVTDLENGQLDYILTVDIFNEGIDIPCINQVVMLRQTQSSIVFVQQLGRGLRKHAGKEFVTIIDFIGNYKNNYLIPIALSGDKSQNKDNIRRHMKDTSFINGISTINFEEVAKKQIFQSISNSNLTALKILKEEYIQLKNRLNRIPTHLDYLEHGSIDPLIFSDEHGSYYHFLQKIKEPVPLLTDQEKKYLVMLSAEVLNGKRRHEIVLLSQLLTACRVTAQEWVHALGEHRCSVDSQTLDSVKRVLDMSFFTEPTRKKYGDTPVVVFTEAQQFVFHPVLLQSMQNNEYFRGMLADIIQTASHITEQYDCHEHLTLYKKYSRKDSCKLLNWLSDESSTMYGYKTKYQTCPIFVTYHKHEGVEASTNYQEEFISPEVLKWSTRSRRTLESEEVRTILEADEREIDLHVFIKKDDAEGTEFYYLGKAHPDPQSAVQGSMLDNNGKSISVVHMNLVLEQSVESKLYRYLT; encoded by the coding sequence ATGGATACCTCTACTCAACAGCTCAACCATTCTCTAAGCTGGGCGTTCATCAATCACCAACAGGAATCATTGGACAAATACAAGCCGAAGCTGCTGGTGAATAACAAAGGAAGCAAGGATTATGTCCTGACGCCACTGCTGGAAGAACTGGATCACTGTCAATCCTTCGTGTTCTCTGTTGCCTTTATCACTGAAAGTGGACTGGCTACACTGAAGTCTCATTTGCTCGACCTGAACATGCGCGGTGTTACGGGTAAAATTCTGACCTCCAACTATCTTAACTTTAATCAGCCAAAAATCTATAAAGAGCTGCTGAAAATTACCAACGTAGAGGTCCGGTTATCAGACCTGAGTGGGTTTCATGCGAAGGGTTACCTGTTTCACCATGAAGGATACTCCACCATTATTACAGGAAGCTCCAATCTGACAGCCTCTGCCCTAAAAGCCAACTATGAATGGAACGTGAAGCTGACTTCTTTTAAGCATGGTGGTCTCCTGGGGCAGTTTCAAAGTGAATTCAATAAGGTCTGGGATGAATCCGTCCCTTTGTCCAGCCAGTGGATTGATGCTTATCAGATTCTATACGAAGAGGTTACAAAAGCCACTCGAGATGTGAGCCAGGTGCTCCCGCTCGCTCCAGAAGGCATTCCGCAGACGGTGTTCAGCTCTATTGTGCCAAATACGATGCAGATGAACGCGTTAAAAAATCTTCAGGATCTGCGCGCCACCGGAGCGCAGAAAGGGCTCGTAATTTCGGCAACAGGTACAGGCAAGACGTACTTGTCCGCATTTGACGTCAGAAACTTTGCCCCTAAACGTATGCTGTTTGTCGTTCACCGGGAGCAAATTTTGCAAAAAGCCATGCTCAATTACCAGCGAATCCTTGGTGGTGAAGATCGAGACTATGGCATTTTATCTGGGAGCAGCAGAGAGACGGATGCCAAATATCTGTTTGCTACTGTCCAGACGATATCAAAAGCCTCCACTCTAAACAGCTTCGATCCTGAAGCGTTTGATTACATTTTAATAGACGAAGTGCACAAGGCCGGGGCCAGCTCGTATCTTAACATCATAAATTATTTTCAACCTGCATTTCTGCTTGGGATGACCGCTACGCCGGAGCGGACGGATGACTTCAACATCTATGAGTTGTTTGACTACAATGTTGCTTATGAGATTCGTCTGCAAGAAGCGCTGGAAGAAGATATGCTGTGTCCATTTCATTATTTTGGAGTGACCGATTTTGAATATAATGGCCAAGTGATCGACGATACCGTAATGCTCTCTCAGCTCGTTTCGGATGAACGGGTAGCCTATCTAATAGAAAAGATGGAGTACTACGGTTATTCCGGCGAGACGGTAAAAGGTCTTATCTTTTGCAGCCGGAAAGAAGAAGCGCTCGAGCTTTCTAAGCTGCTGAATATGCGAGGATATCGAACCGTAGCGTTAACAGGAGATGACCGTCAAGAAGAACGGGCTCGCTGTGTCACAGATTTGGAAAATGGGCAGCTGGACTACATCCTGACCGTGGATATCTTTAATGAAGGAATCGATATTCCGTGCATTAACCAGGTGGTCATGCTGCGCCAGACACAATCCAGCATCGTATTTGTTCAGCAACTGGGACGCGGCCTACGTAAACATGCGGGTAAGGAATTTGTGACGATCATTGATTTTATCGGAAATTATAAGAATAACTACCTGATTCCGATTGCGCTCTCTGGAGATAAGTCGCAGAACAAGGATAATATCCGCCGTCATATGAAGGACACGAGCTTTATCAATGGAATTTCGACGATTAATTTCGAGGAAGTTGCCAAGAAACAGATCTTTCAATCCATCAGCAATAGTAATTTAACCGCGCTGAAGATCCTTAAAGAGGAATATATTCAGCTTAAAAATCGTTTAAACCGCATCCCTACGCACCTGGATTACTTGGAGCACGGCTCGATCGATCCGCTGATTTTCTCAGATGAGCACGGGAGCTATTATCATTTTTTGCAAAAGATTAAGGAGCCTGTCCCTCTGCTAACCGATCAAGAGAAAAAGTATTTGGTTATGCTGTCGGCGGAAGTGTTGAATGGTAAACGCAGGCATGAGATTGTTTTGCTGAGCCAGTTACTCACAGCGTGTCGTGTTACAGCCCAGGAATGGGTCCACGCTCTTGGTGAGCATAGATGTTCTGTGGATTCGCAAACACTGGATTCCGTGAAACGTGTGCTGGACATGTCCTTTTTCACAGAGCCGACAAGGAAGAAATATGGTGACACCCCCGTCGTCGTATTCACGGAAGCGCAGCAGTTCGTATTTCATCCGGTGTTGTTGCAGTCCATGCAGAACAATGAGTACTTTAGGGGCATGCTTGCCGATATCATCCAAACCGCTTCACATATCACGGAGCAATATGATTGCCATGAACACCTTACGCTCTATAAAAAGTATTCCCGGAAGGATTCCTGTAAGCTGCTCAATTGGCTGAGTGATGAAAGCTCCACCATGTATGGGTACAAGACGAAGTATCAGACCTGCCCCATCTTTGTCACCTATCATAAGCATGAAGGGGTTGAAGCAAGCACGAACTATCAGGAGGAATTCATTTCTCCAGAGGTGTTGAAGTGGTCGACAAGAAGCAGACGAACTCTGGAATCGGAAGAAGTCCGAACAATCCTTGAGGCAGACGAGCGGGAAATCGACCTGCATGTATTCATCAAAAAGGACGATGCGGAAGGAACGGAGTTCTATTATTTGGGTAAAGCTCATCCCGATCCTCAAAGCGCGGTCCAGGGGTCTATGCTCGATAATAACGGCAAATCGATTTCCGTTGTGCATATGAATCTAGTACTGGAGCAGTCTGTGGAGAGCAAGCTTTATAGGTATTTGACTTGA
- a CDS encoding (deoxy)nucleoside triphosphate pyrophosphohydrolase, with protein sequence MKKNIHVVGAVIIENGKILCAQRGATKALAYKWEFPGGKIEEGETPQAALKREIDEEMHCSIEIGEHIETTVYEYDFGIVHLSTFYCRLLNGKPMLTEHVDISWLYPDELMSLDWAPADIPAVHRIQKDLIT encoded by the coding sequence TTGAAAAAGAACATCCATGTGGTCGGAGCTGTCATTATCGAGAATGGAAAAATTCTCTGTGCCCAGCGCGGGGCTACAAAAGCTTTAGCATACAAGTGGGAATTTCCCGGCGGCAAGATTGAGGAAGGCGAAACGCCACAGGCTGCATTGAAGCGCGAGATCGATGAAGAGATGCATTGCAGCATCGAGATTGGCGAGCACATCGAAACGACCGTTTATGAATATGATTTTGGCATTGTGCATTTGTCTACTTTTTATTGCCGCCTTCTAAACGGAAAGCCTATGCTTACTGAACATGTCGACATCTCCTGGCTGTATCCGGATGAGCTCATGTCCTTGGATTGGGCACCCGCAGACATTCCTGCCGTACACCGAATTCAAAAGGATTTGATTACATAG